In Sesamum indicum cultivar Zhongzhi No. 13 unplaced genomic scaffold, S_indicum_v1.0 scaffold00120, whole genome shotgun sequence, a single window of DNA contains:
- the LOC105179076 gene encoding bZIP transcription factor 11-like, whose protein sequence is MASPTSATSSGSISISLQNSGSEENRQHVTDERKRKRIVSNRESARRSRMRKQKHLDDLNAQVNQLRAENNHILSNINLVTQLCLNIECENSVLRAQMSELNHRVQALNDIIKYIDSNRITAAGPEMEDYYDEDGMMMMMMMMNGGDFLKPWSLNHVNEPVMANLPDVLMY, encoded by the coding sequence atGGCTTCTCCAACCAGTGCAACTTCTTCAGGGTCTATCTCCATCTCCCTTCAAAACTCGGGTTCCGAGGAAAACCGGCAGCATGTAACGGATGAGAGGAAACGAAAACGAATCGTTTCCAACCGGGAATCAGCACGAAGATCCCGAATGAGGAAGCAGAAGCACTTGGATGATCTGAATGCTCAGGTGAATCAACTCAGGGCTGAAAATAATCACATTCTCTCAAACATCAATCTTGTCACTCAGCTTTGTTTGAATATTGAGTGTGAGAACTCAGTTCTCAGGGCTCAGATGTCCGAATTGAATCACAGGGTTCAGGCACTTAATGACATTATTAAGTACATCGACTCAAACAGAATTACTGCTGCAGGTCCCGAGATGGAGGATTATTATGATGAAGatgggatgatgatgatgatgatgatgatgaatggGGGAGACTTCTTGAAACCTTGGAGTTTAAACCATGTTAATGAACCAGTTATGGCTAATTTGCCTGATGTCCTCATGTACTGA